The Apostichopus japonicus isolate 1M-3 chromosome 12, ASM3797524v1, whole genome shotgun sequence sequence ACTCATCCGACAAACAAGATCTGTCTTTTCATAGTTTGCCTTTACGAGACAagaaaagattaaatttgtGGATCACAAAAATGAAACGAGATCCCAAATTTTTCAGAGTTAATAAACATGCAAAAATATGTTCAAGCCATTTTACTGAAGATGACTTCATCGAGCCACTTGCAAGCAAGAAGAGGTTGAAGAGAACTGCTGTACCTTCAAAATTTATTTGGACAGAGCCAGGGAGGGAAAGTACAGAAAGACAAGTGTTAGGAAAATTACAGGAATGGCATGAAAATAAAGACGAAGAAACAGACACTGCTTCTGAAGGAGAGGGTGATTTACTTGACCCCCAGAGACCATCCTCTGTGTCAAGAAATATCCAGACTGATTACAATTTTGAGGAATTAGACTTGCCTTGCCAGCACAGTTTCTCAGTATCTCATTTGCTGTCTAAAAGCACAACAGAAAAAAAGGAGGAGAAATTCTTTACTCATTTTACTGGATTTAATTCAAATGCACAGTTTAAGGAAACACTTAGATTTTTAGTCCCaaatttaaatagaaataaTTTAGTTTACTATGACACCAAAGAGGCAAGAAGTAAATTAATAAATGCAGAATCACTCTTTGAAGATGAAGAATTAAATGAAGGGATATCTCTCACAGTGGAATCAACAAAACGTCCAGGGAAAAAAATCTTGATTGAAGATGAGTTCTTGATGGTTATGATGAAATTGCGAATGGGACTCAGCAATTTGGACTTGGCTGAAAGATTCAATTTGTCAGAAAGTACTGTATCAGTAAAGCTGATAACTTGGTTTAATTACTTGTATGTTATTCTTGGGTCATTAAAGATATGGCCCGGTCGCAATATAATTTTAAGTAATTCACCCCAAGAATTTGTCCAGAAGTACCCTAATACAGTTGTAATCATAGATGCAACCGAATTACAAATTGAAGTGCCAAGTTCACTCCAAAAGCAAAGTGAAACTTACAGTTCTTACAAAAGTCACAccacattaaaatgtttacttggTGTTGATCCTAAAGGgggtataatttttgtttccCAGCTATATGAGGGGTCCATAAGCGACAAAGAAATTGTAAAAAGATCTGGTTTCTTATCAGTTCTTAAACAAAAACTAGAAATGGGGGAACTACACAAAGGAGATGCAGTTATGGCAGACAAAGGTTttgatattgaaaatgaattGAAAGCAATGGGGTTAAATCTCAATATCCCCACCTTTTTGAGAGCAAAGGGAAGTTTCTCAGAAGAGGATGTAATTAGGACACAGACAATTGCCATGCACAGAATTCATGTTGAAAGGGCTATTGGGAAGGTTAGGCGGTTCCACTTGTTTAATTCAGTAATACCAGTGACAATGTTTGGTACAATAAATCAAATCTGGACTGTTTCTTGTTTGTTATCCAACTTTCAAAATCCAATTCTTTGAGAAACTCAGTACAGCATAGTGTAGTTGAAAGGTTCTTtaccatatatgtataaacaaaaatcaatgGGACTATTCCTATAAGCTATGACATCAAAAATGGTATGCTTTTGATGAAGAATGAGTTAAGCTTTGGTAAAGCAATGACAGTCCAatattcttcatcaaaaggAACTCTTGTAGCAatcatttcattactgtcaCTCAAATAAACAATGAAATCACACCATTTTAAACCAGTTAGGGCCATCTGACCTTGCACTTGGGTAAAGTAACCAAACTTGTGTTCACGTTTAAGAATGTATTCCTCACTGTTGTCTTTAAGTTCAATATAAAAGTCATGGGATTTCACAATCTCCTCCACCTTCTTTCCTCGTTGCGTCATTGGGCACTTTATTTCAAGTAATCCGAAACAAGGCTTGAGAGCTGGGTTAAAAACCTTTCCATCAGGGGTACATCCTAGGTGTGGGTGCTTGGGATTTACAACAAGTCCGGAATCAAAGACACAaaaatttggaattttctttttcatttgtttaatgTAAATACTTAaggcttccttttcttttgacAATCCATGTTGAATTGAAGCTACTTTACTCAAATCCTTTGTACCATAAATGTCTTTGAACATGGCTTCTGTGGGAGGTTTTTTTCGAGCAAGAACTTTGCCAAAGTTTGACGCTGTTAATCTTTTCTTACGTGCTGACTGCCATTCAGCAGACTTATACTGCATGACTGTCCTTTTCTGAAGTACATGAGAATCCTCAATGGAAATggatatattttcattaaaccAATCCTTTTGTGTAACACAGGACACACAATCCAGATCAAAATTTATAGTTAAGTCATCAGCAGGTAATTTTGGAAATGACTTACACATTTGGTTATCAATATCACTGAAATTTGGAAAGAAATCTAACGAGTGCTTAAATTGTGTTGTGAGATTAGCACAGTCAAAGAGTTGATATGACAGGCAAGAGCCTACGGGTACATTTCCAAAgactgtttttatgttttttggtGTATCTTGTTCCATCAAAAGGTATGAAAAAGGGGGTGGTTTCGCCAGCTTTTTAAGGTATGTAACATGGGCATCAACCGCTGAAGCAGACAGTCCATCAGATACATTGAAACCTCGAGCATCATAGAGTTTGCATCGAACAGGGTCCTTCTTCCTACTATCGTCCTTTTTATCAGTTACAGCATTTGCAAAATGAGTAGCCATTACTGGCAATGGCGTAATGTTTGTAGAGCGAGGTATATGCCACTGCTGTGGTTTACTTGTACAGGTTGAACCCACAGGTATTTCGCTAATTCCATATGATGAAAAATCATTAAGCTGAAACAGTAAGGCAAACACATGATTACAATGTCCACCACTCCCCGCTTTACATGAGCAATGTCCAGAGATTAATTTTGCAcgattttttcccttttcgaACGAGATATATACGTTATGAGGctcttcatttttcttcatcGACCTATGGCATCTTGCGCGAATTACGTTAGGTTTAACGTTAGTAACAGTACTACCACTTGCTTGGCCTAAATCACGTAGGCCTACGTAAATATCATGGATGTAGCCCTCTTTAAAAAACTTCCAACTTTTGTTACCGGTATCACCCTTACCAGCTGTGGAAATCCAATCGGCCCATGTTGCGGGAACGAACTGAGGTACTTCtgaaaaacattttgtgaaattaaGGTCGTTACTTATCCAACATATACAGCAATCAAAATGAAGTTTGCAACACCTACAATTCGACGCCATTGCATTTGTCTAACACAGTTCGGCAAGCAGGGCGACCGGTTCCgcgaaaattaaacaaaatgtaaacaccCAATTCAAGTCACGTGACTTCCGAAACCGCATTTGTCTATTCTATTtgtgataaatgtaaggtacaGAAAATATTCATAGAAGTGTGGGACTAAGAATGTTATACATAtgaaggacactagaaaaacataAGTGTTTAACAACACTAGTGACCTTTAAGAAGAAGGATtacatatgaaataaatataaacaaagaaaaaggatACACAATGGCAAATATACAAAgttctttaaaacaaaaagaaggaaaactTTAGCAACGAATGCAGTCTAAGTGATGATCTAGAAGGAGGTATTATTATTGCTAACAAGTTAAGTTTCAGTGCTGACAGACTTGTAGTGGGTTTAGTGTGGCCTGTACTTGATGTACAgcctcatggatttgtactctaAATGTACTCTAAATGTCTGTTCTCATAATCACTCTTACCAAGGAGAATTGTATACTTTAGATGTATACTTGTGCTCATACAGTTCTATGTGTCAACCTAGTACTGGGTACTCAGTTCAACAGCATTTCTTTCATGAGTAAAGAATTACaacattttcagtttttaaGGCTTTGTGGAAGATATTTTCGGATTATGATACGCCCCCATTTTGCATACAATTTTGACAGGACACTACTGTATATGTGGTAACTGAGTAACTTTGCTTGTCATATGAGGTCCTGGAAAAGATTGGGTCCTCACTAAAAGGAAAACAAGAATACCTTAACACATGTTGACAATTAGCTTTGTATTCTGTACAGTTTGGCAAGGTTGCTTGTTTTTGGCATGTTGAAAGAAATTGATGATTTTATAATTATTGacatgtctctctctctcttcatttTAGACTGATTTGGAAGATTAGTAGCTTTCTGGTTTCCTTTTGAAGAGTTTCCATACATAGAGTGAGTATTTAATATGTAGTATCGCATCAACCCCTCCCTATACTGATATGATTTCAGAGGTCAGACTAGATTAACTGTCCACACAGCTATAGTAGCATTGACATTGTAAACTAATACCCTTGCAATCATTCTGAAATGTACTAGCAAACCAGAAACAAAATACTGACTTATatatcaaaacattttgaaGGGCATGGAAGGTTAGAAATGACCTTAGAAATACAAGCTAATAGAAAGTCTAAAACTAGCTGAACTTCATCAGCTTTGTCTTCAGTTCAGTTGGATGAGTTTATATATGCACACAGTGTGATAGGTCAGTTTATCCAAATGATGTGTTTGACATGTAATTTCAGCCTTAATTTCATGGCTTAAAGTAGATGTAACTAAATGTTCTGACAGTATGAGTGAAATTATTGTTATGCCTCTGAACATGAATTCCCTCTTGTGTGTTTCAATGGTTTATAAAACTGTACATAATATGTGCAGAAAATAAAGTCAACCTTTGTTGACACTTTTGAGTAACATTAATGACAATTAAATTCAAAAGTTTGCATCTGTTCATTCTGTTTACCTGCATTGTGTTCAGACCATAAATCCAATGTAGTGAGCAATCATTGATAAAATTGATACCTAACAGACCCATCACATTACACTGTCATCACACAGGTCAGTTTAGTGTTGTAGTTGTGAGGTATGGTCATGGTTTACACTGCTTACA is a genomic window containing:
- the LOC139978008 gene encoding uncharacterized protein produces the protein MPHFCCAGGCTNSSDKQDLSFHSLPLRDKKRLNLWITKMKRDPKFFRVNKHAKICSSHFTEDDFIEPLASKKRLKRTAVPSKFIWTEPGRESTERQVLGKLQEWHENKDEETDTASEGEGDLLDPQRPSSVSRNIQTDYNFEELDLPCQHSFSVSHLLSKSTTEKKEEKFFTHFTGFNSNAQFKETLRFLVPNLNRNNLVYYDTKEARSKLINAESLFEDEELNEGISLTVESTKRPGKKILIEDEFLMVMMKLRMGLSNLDLAERFNLSESTVSVKLITWFNYLYVILGSLKIWPGRNIILSNSPQEFVQKYPNTVVIIDATELQIEVPSSLQKQSETYSSYKSHTTLKCLLGVDPKGGIIFVSQLYEGSISDKEIVKRSGFLSVLKQKLEMGELHKGDAVMADKGFDIENELKAMGLNLNIPTFLRAKGSFSEEDVIRTQTIAMHRIHVERAIGKVRRFHLFNSVIPVTMFGTINQIWTVSCLLSNFQNPIL
- the LOC139978007 gene encoding uncharacterized protein, with product MASNCRCCKLHFDCCICWISNDLNFTKCFSEVPQFVPATWADWISTAGKGDTGNKSWKFFKEGYIHDIYVGLRDLGQASGSTVTNVKPNVIRARCHRSMKKNEEPHNVYISFEKGKNRAKLISGHCSCKAGSGGHCNHVFALLFQLNDFSSYGISEIPVGSTCTSKPQQWHIPRSTNITPLPVMATHFANAVTDKKDDSRKKDPVRCKLYDARGFNVSDGLSASAVDAHVTYLKKLAKPPPFSYLLMEQDTPKNIKTVFGNVPVGSCLSYQLFDCANLTTQFKHSLDFFPNFSDIDNQMCKSFPKLPADDLTINFDLDCVSCVTQKDWFNENISISIEDSHVLQKRTVMQYKSAEWQSARKKRLTASNFGKVLARKKPPTEAMFKDIYGTKDLSKVASIQHGLSKEKEALSIYIKQMKKKIPNFCVFDSGLVVNPKHPHLGCTPDGKVFNPALKPCFGLLEIKCPMTQRGKKVEEIVKSHDFYIELKDNSEEYILKREHKFGYFTQVQGQMALTGLKWCDFIVYLSDSNEMIATRVPFDEEYWTVIALPKLNSFFIKSIPFLMS